In Streptomyces sp. P3, one DNA window encodes the following:
- a CDS encoding dTDP-4-dehydrorhamnose 3,5-epimerase family protein, which translates to MRPLGIEGAWVDTPAVFTDDRGRFHEWFRSDVFRDVVGQGLRLEQANCSRSVRGTLRGVHAAAVPPGQAKYVTCVSGAVLDVVVDIRVGSPGFGTWEAVRLDDTTHRCVYLSEGLGHAFMALEDDSTVVYLCSRGYAPQREFGIHPLDPALGIAWPDGLVPLLSAKDAAAPTLEQAERQGLLPSFEDCVAYRGILGSGA; encoded by the coding sequence ATGAGACCGCTCGGCATCGAAGGGGCCTGGGTGGACACGCCGGCGGTGTTCACGGACGACCGGGGCCGCTTCCACGAGTGGTTCCGGTCCGACGTGTTCCGGGACGTCGTCGGCCAGGGACTCCGGCTCGAGCAGGCCAACTGCTCACGCTCCGTTCGCGGGACGCTCCGTGGCGTCCACGCGGCGGCGGTCCCGCCGGGACAGGCGAAGTACGTCACCTGTGTCAGCGGCGCCGTCCTCGACGTGGTGGTCGACATCCGCGTCGGCTCCCCGGGCTTCGGGACGTGGGAGGCGGTCCGGCTCGACGACACGACGCACCGCTGCGTCTATCTCTCGGAAGGGCTCGGGCACGCCTTCATGGCGTTGGAGGACGACTCCACCGTCGTCTATCTGTGTTCGCGGGGATACGCGCCGCAACGCGAGTTCGGGATCCATCCGCTCGACCCGGCACTGGGCATCGCCTGGCCCGACGGCCTCGTGCCGCTCCTTTCCGCAAAGGACGCGGCGGCGCCCACGCTGGAACAGGCGGAGCGGCAGGGGCTGCTGCCGTCGTTCGAGGACTGCGTCGCGTATCGCGGAATTCTCGGCAGCGGCGCTTAG
- a CDS encoding DUF4573 domain-containing protein — protein MALRVLSLPGARHRVGRTDGSSCGGAPRSRSLEGRAPYRSGETGGRYRTAAHEGLRRYVGADHEDLDGVVGGDAGLPSRGRRRGRAADRGVVHEIAVADRGPAAGGDVSEITGDNGGSRPRHGLDVQVAADSARGALRALCTLVALGSLVALDALNALGSLGSLRAVGTLEPLSPLSPLRAVSTLEPLSSLEPLSPLRTVGTLEPLGSLGSLRAVGTLEPLGSLEPLGSLESLRSSRPLRALGSSRPLRARLPGLALVPLRATRPSWADVITAVAVPVRGSHRGAVGLHHRLTLGAGPADRVGDGRGGLLDRAQSVHGAVDAGSARHVGDGHGAGDDTERHGDRAGRDQRGGFQARDSDRSTVQVNLPHNGEGIRQQARTE, from the coding sequence CTCGAAGGGCGCGCGCCGTACAGGTCCGGTGAGACCGGCGGCCGGTACCGCACCGCCGCTCACGAAGGACTACGGCGTTACGTCGGCGCAGACCACGAAGACCTGGATGGAGTTGTTGGCGGTGACGCCGGCCTTCCATCCCGTGGGCGGCGACGTGGGCGTGCCGCCGACCGGGGAGTTGTCCACGAGATTGCCGTCGCTGATCGTGGCCCCGCCGCCGGTGGAGACGTCTCCGAGATCACAGGTGACAATGGCGGATCCCGTCCCCGTCACGGTCTTGACGTACAGGTTGCTGCCGACTCCGCCCGTGGCGCCCTGAGAGCCTTGTGCACCCTGGTTGCCCTGGGATCCTTGGTTGCCCTGGACGCCCTGAATGCCCTGGGTTCCCTGGGTTCCCTGCGCGCCGTCGGCACCCTGGAACCCCTGAGTCCCCTGAGTCCCCTGCGCGCCGTCAGCACCCTGGAACCCCTGAGTTCCCTGGAACCCTTGAGTCCCCTGCGCACCGTCGGCACCTTGGAACCCCTGGGTTCCCTGGGTTCCCTGCGCGCCGTCGGCACCCTGGAACCCCTGGGCTCCCTGGAACCCCTGGGCTCCCTGGAATCCCTGCGGTCCTCGCGGCCCCTGCGGGCCCTGGGGTCCTCGCGGCCCCTGCGGGCCCGGCTTCCCGGGCTTGCCCTCGTGCCCCTGAGGGCCACGCGGCCCTCTTGGGCCGACGTGATCACGGCCGTCGCCGTGCCTGTCCGCGGGAGTCATCGTGGTGCGGTCGGGCTGCACCACCGCCTGACCCTCGGCGCCGGCCCTGCGGATCGCGTCGGCGATGGCCGCGGAGGGCTTCTCGATCGGGCGCAGTCGGTTCACGGCGCTGTCGACGCCGGGTCGGCCCGCCACGTCGGCGACGGCCACGGCGCTGGGGACGACACTGAGCGCCACGGCGACCGCGCCGGCCGAGACCAGCGTGGCGGATTTCAGGCGCGAGATTCGGATCGTTCTACGGTTCAAGTGAACCTTCCTCACAATGGGGAGGGGATCAGACAGCAAGCGCGCACTGAGTGA
- the rfbA gene encoding glucose-1-phosphate thymidylyltransferase RfbA encodes MRGILLAGGTGSRLWPLTRSVSKQLLPVFDKPMIYYPLSTLVMAGVRDILIITTPEDQGQFSRLLGDGGELGLRLHYTAQKRPEGIAQAFLLGADFLGDESVALILGDNIFHGSGLGTRLALHGDPQGGRVFAYQVANPSAYGVVEFDDMGRAVSIEEKPARPRSRYAVPGLYFYDNRAVDIARGLRPSARGELEITDLNRVYLEAGALQVTRLDRGTAWLDTGTFGSMVQASEFVRVIEERQGFKIGCLEEAVWRAGLVDDDRLRELARPLLKSGYGRYLLELLEDSRQVVASPPGGHPPRDASALSGRKEAVV; translated from the coding sequence GTGCGCGGAATCCTGTTGGCCGGAGGCACCGGCTCGCGACTTTGGCCGTTGACCCGCTCGGTGTCCAAGCAACTGCTGCCGGTCTTCGACAAACCCATGATTTACTATCCGCTTTCCACCCTCGTCATGGCCGGCGTCCGGGACATTCTGATCATCACCACTCCCGAAGACCAGGGCCAGTTCAGCCGGTTGCTCGGCGACGGCGGTGAACTGGGGCTACGGCTGCATTACACGGCCCAGAAACGCCCGGAGGGCATCGCCCAGGCTTTCCTGCTGGGGGCCGATTTCCTCGGCGACGAATCCGTCGCCCTCATTCTGGGCGACAACATCTTCCATGGGAGCGGCCTCGGCACCCGGCTGGCTCTGCACGGCGACCCTCAGGGCGGCCGGGTGTTCGCCTATCAGGTCGCCAATCCGTCGGCCTACGGCGTCGTGGAGTTCGACGACATGGGCAGGGCGGTCTCCATCGAGGAGAAACCCGCCCGGCCGAGGTCCCGGTACGCCGTGCCCGGACTGTACTTCTACGACAACCGCGCCGTGGACATCGCCCGGGGCCTGCGGCCCAGCGCCCGGGGCGAGTTGGAGATCACCGACCTCAACCGCGTCTATCTGGAGGCCGGGGCGCTGCAGGTCACCCGGCTCGACCGGGGCACCGCGTGGCTCGACACCGGCACCTTCGGCTCCATGGTGCAGGCCTCGGAGTTCGTCCGGGTGATCGAGGAGCGTCAGGGATTCAAGATCGGCTGCCTCGAGGAAGCGGTCTGGCGGGCCGGCCTGGTCGACGACGACCGGCTCCGCGAACTGGCCCGGCCGCTCCTCAAGAGCGGATACGGCCGGTACCTGCTGGAACTGCTGGAGGACTCCCGGCAGGTCGTCGCGTCCCCGCCGGGCGGACACCCCCCGCGTGACGCGAGCGCGCTGAGCGGGCGGAAGGAGGCGGTCGTATGA